In the Quercus lobata isolate SW786 chromosome 5, ValleyOak3.0 Primary Assembly, whole genome shotgun sequence genome, one interval contains:
- the LOC115990080 gene encoding uncharacterized protein LOC115990080 — protein MSRRDAPTSPSNDKDQSSTIPQDFNQPIRNNTEALYLIESNLSRPPNSEAARASVLSKLAEYDLDSVREAISYARQKVFVDEENTTDPVEGDDSDFPKEYQIEILRKRHRTLKAQRENLIFDKYLAYIKNKIQELQGRKKEIEKRAITARKNFETPDYDKRKLKKHELNVVGTVTTRVKAYWKDSMSMELKKELLRIRIEDLILHLDKNIKSSNLVETVMDTVEYVKVAKKWKFSMCCCCGLRFFDAKLNVEHIKRAHLGSLSKKLLSITQEVFDLDHNAIEFGERRPTKKITEEDMSRRVFEFLDYLNNLYGLQSVSNDEAVGEPCVANYEKIVFNEDFSCVVFDKRMLRGELAVPNDGAAVTSSFVEEIKLNDEEIVSKDAIVDWLLKGGTNIGEQLKQWESFREISKSQAMKFFKIYRAEFHLIQSICKKKFECLRDILLWQNLESICVKEDKRREEFAGDKPLSYMSLLLKRQREIKSTNGYNFESDMIFDILGEEQVEDNEIRFVIMNQINKMAEKLYKFDAIVRTATIAMQQTGKKIESVTAYDYRSYMVPLLKSFMRARLEDLAYKDAEEKSKAATEALLSEPDLSDKKGPDKGGGRARQRHVKSKDKKKKKDHRKAKEQKAIGCGKEQQENVVQIFFTAAQGRDDPPNPEIVGPVPIVQLEQEGWKLTLEQEREQRMLEEHLQYQRQIENDAKQKHLAELNKAGSSAGNMEKMCLRRINFDDFNWKYFYQAQGVKSDEK, from the exons atGAGCAGAAGAGATGCACCCACCTCTCCCTCCAATGACAAGGATCAATCATCCACCATCCCCCAAGATTTCAATCAACCCATCCGGAACAACACTGAAGCTTTGTATCTCATCGAGTCCAACCTTTCCCGGCCCCCGAACTCCGAGGCTGCCCGCGCCTCTGTACTCTCTAAATTAGCCGAATACGACCTTGATTCAGTCCGTGAAGCCATTAGCTATGCACGCCAGAAAGTCTTCGTGGACGAAGAAAACACCACCGACCCTGTCGAAGGAGATGACTCGGACTTTCCCAAAGAGTATCAAATTGAAATCCTCAGAAAGCGACACAGAACCCTCAAAGCGCAAAGGGAGAATCTCATCTTTGATAAATATTTGGCATACATAAAGAATAAGATTCAAGAACTACAAGgcagaaagaaagagattgaaaagAGAGCTATTACAGCGAGGAAGAACTTCGAAACACCAGACTATGATAAAAGAAAGCTCAAGAAACACGAGTTGAACGTTGTCGGCACGGTAACTACACGAGTCAAGGCTTATTGGAAAGACTCCATGAGTATGGAGCTAAAGAAAGAGTTGTTGAGGATACGAATAGAAGACCTTATACTGCATTTAGATAAGAATATTAAATCATCGAACCTCGTAGAAACGGTGATGGACACGGTGGAGTATGTGAAGGTTGCAAAGAAGTGGAAGTTTTCAATGTGTTGCTGTTGTGGCCTGAGGTTTTTCGATGCCAAATTGAATGTGGAGCATATAAAGCGTGCCCATTTAGGGTCTTTATCTAAGAAGTTACTATCCATCACGCAAGAAGTATTTGATTTGGACCACAACGCCATTGAATTCGGCGAAAGGAGACCCACCAAGAAAATAACGGAAGAAGATATGTCAAGAAGAGTGTTTGAGTTCTTGGATTATCTCAACAATTTGTACGGGCTACAGAGTGTTTCAAACGATGAGGCTGTAGGCGAGCCTTGTGTTGCAAATTATGAAAAGATTGTTTTCAATGAGGACTTCTCTTGTGTAGTCTTTGACAAGAGAATGTTAAGGGGAGAGCTTGCAGTGCCGAATGATGGAGCTGCTGTTACTTCTAGTTTTGTTgaagaaatcaaattaaatgatgaagaaatcgTATCAAAAGATGCTATTGTGGATTGGTTATTGAAGGGTGGTACTAATATTGGGGAGCAATTAAAGCAATGGGAAAGTTTTAGAGAAATTAGTAAAAGTCAAGCGATGAAGTTTTTCAAGATCTATCGGGCTGAATTTCACCTGATACAGAGCATTTGTAAGAAAAAATTTGAGTGTTTGAGAGACATTTTGCTGTGGCAGAATTTAGAGAGTATATGTGTTAAAGAAgataagagaagagaagagttTGCAGGGGACAAACCATTGAGTTACATGTCTCTCTTGTTAAAGAGACAGAGGGAGATTAAGAGCACAAATGGTTATAATTTTGAGTCAGATATGATATTCGATATTTTGGGAGAAGAACAAGTTGAGGACAATGAAATAAGATTCGTGATCATGAATCAGATTAATAAGATGGCTGAAAAG CTTTACAAATTTGATGCTATTGTCAGGACGGCTACCATTGCAATGCAGCAGActgggaagaaaattgagtCAGTAACTGCTTATGACTACCGATCATATATGGTGCCCCTGCTGAAGTCATTCATGCGG gCACGCCTGGAGGATCTGGCTTACAAAGATGCTGAAGAGAAGTCTAAGGCTGCAACAGAAGCATTGTTGTCAGAACCTGATCTTAGTGACAAGAAGGGCCCGGACAAAGGAGGTGGTAGGGCAAGACAAAGACACGTAAAATCCAaggataaaaagaagaaaaaggatcACAGAAAGGCAAAGGAACAAAAG GCAATTGGATGTGGCAAGGAGCAGCAGGAAAATGTGGTGCAAAT TTTCTTTACGGCTGCACAAGGCAGAGATGATCCTCCTAATCCTGAGATTGTTGGTCCGGTACCCATTGTTCAGTTGGAGCAAGAGGGATGGAAACTTACGCTTGAACAGGAGAGGGAGCAAAGAATGCTTGAAGAGCATTTGCAGTACCAGAGGCAGATTGAGAATGATGCCAAACAAAAGCACCTTGCTGAGCTAAATAAAGCTGGAAGCAGTGCAGGAAATATGGAAAAAATGTGCCTTAGGCGCATCAACTTTGATGACTTTAACTGGAAATATTTTTATCAAGCTCAGGGTGTCAAATCGGATGAGaaatga